Proteins encoded in a region of the Neodiprion lecontei isolate iyNeoLeco1 chromosome 5, iyNeoLeco1.1, whole genome shotgun sequence genome:
- the LOC107219119 gene encoding larval cuticle protein A2B: MALQIVLLASLMAVATAAPQSLPTAPNYGHSASAYTEDMKPVDADYDSNPEYSFSYEVHDELSGDVKSHQEARHGDVVEGFYTLIEPDGHRRIVEYKADGQSGFNAVVRREPVGTRNVHNNGVQTAGYNVNDYQH; the protein is encoded by the exons ATGGCTCTCCAA aTTGTGCTCCTCGCCTCTCTTATGGCTGTCGCTACAGCCGCCCCCCAATCGCTCCCAACCGCCCCCAACTACGGTCACAGTGCATCCGCGTACACCGAGGATATGAAACCCGTCGACGCAGATTACGACTCGAATCCGGAGTACAGTTTTTCGTACGAGGTGCACGACGAGCTGTCCGGGGACGTGAAGAGCCACCAAGAAGCGAGACACGGCGACGTTGTCGAGGGCTTCTACACCCTGATCGAACCTGATGGCCACCGTCGGATCGTCGAGTACAAAGCCGACGGTCAGAGCGGATTCAATGCCGTTGTTCGTAGGGAACCTGTAGGTACTCGAAACGTCCACAATAATGGTGTCCAAACCGCAGGTTACAATGTAAACGATTACCAGCATTGA
- the LOC107219104 gene encoding DNA-directed RNA polymerase II subunit RPB1, which produces MAFKLSALFCTLVAVAAAGLIPSGPQGFQGASGYSNDNDYPQTTPDYPHAGNDFSRVGPHGFNTPSSPSDFGHSGHAYAVNEYAQTTGEYNSRPSNEFAQSTPDYSHGGNEFAQTTPDYAHAGNDFGHTTPSYPHVSSEYASSTPSYSQTTPSYGQSGSDFSHGSTGFSHSAINFARPAPGFGHSTGGDFTQTTSSYSHGSSPFPRPTPVFVPNSQSYNQQSYNSPIVKNEVHDVDADYNPNPEYSYSYNVHDENTGDVKSQQETRRGDVVEGSYSLIEADGTRRIVEYTADAHNGFNAVVHKEGVPHPQPTENYTPASVTGKYGTPATHPPQGFTSPAEHTGFSASTPRGPFDAPAYGYQH; this is translated from the exons ATGGCCTTCAAG TTGTCAGCCCTGTTCTGCACTCTCGTGGCGGTCGCCGCGGCCGGCCTGATTCCATCCGGTCCCCAGGGCTTCCAGGGCGCTTCCGGTTACAGCAACGACAACGACTATCCCCAGACCACCCCCGACTATCCCCACGCCGGAAACGACTTCTCCCGAGTGGGACCCCACGGCTTCAACACCCCCAGCAGCCCCAGCGACTTTGGCCACTCCGGCCACGCTTACGCCGTTAACGAGTACGCCCAGACAACCGGGGAGTATAATTCTCGTCCCTCGAACGAGTTCGCGCAGTCCACACCCGACTACAGTCACGGCGGAAACGAATTCGCTCAGACGACTCCCGACTACGCTCACGCCGGGAACGACTTCGGCCACACGACCCCGAGCTACCCCCACGTCTCGAGCGAGTACGCTTCGAGCACTCCGAGCTACAGTCAGACCACCCCGAGCTACGGCCAAAGCGGAAGTGACTTCAGCCACGGTTCGACCGGCTTCTCCCACAGTGCGATAAACTTCGCCCGTCCCGCCCCAGGCTTCGGGCATTCGACCGGGGGCGACTTCACCCAAACGACATCGAGCTACTCCCACGGATCCTCGCCCTTCCCCCGTCCGACTCCCGTCTTCGTGCCTAACAGCCAGAGCTACAACCAGCAGTCCTACAACTCGCCGATCGTCAAGAACGAGGTGCACGACGTCGACGCCGACTACAATCCCAATCCCGAGTACAGCTACTCGTACAACGTTCACGACGAGAACACCGGCGATGTTAAGAGCCAGCAGGAAACCCGCCGCGGCGACGTCGTCGAGGGCAGCTACTCCCTGATCGAGGCCGACGGAACTCGTCGCATCGTCGAGTACACAGCCGACGCTCACAACGGTTTCAACGCCGTCGTCCACAAGGAAGGCGTCCCCCATCCTCAGCCGACCGAGAACTACACCCCAGCTTCTGTCACCGGGAAATACGGAACACCCGCCACTCACCCTCCTCAGGGCTTCACCTCACCCGCTGAACACACCGGATTTTCGGCCTCCACACCTCGCGGCCCCTTCGACGCTCCCGCATACGGATATCAACATTGA
- the LOC107219111 gene encoding larval cuticle protein A3A-like, producing MAFKLIALAALVAAANAGVIAPAPVAYHAAPAYGYAAPIAKAVVKTIDADYDPNPQYSYSYDVHDSITGDVKSQEETRNGDAVQGSYSLIEADGTRRIVHYTADPHNGFNAVVEKEGTPNAHPVVAKYAAPAYPKYAPAVKVAAPVAHAYAAPVAHAYAAPVAHAYAAPVSHGYAAPAAHVSYSAPSHGYQH from the exons ATGGCTTTCAAA CTCATCGCCCTCGCCGCCCTAGTGGCCGCCGCCAACGCCGGAGTCATCGCTCCCGCCCCCGTGGCCTACCACGCTGCCCCCGCTTACGGCTACGCCGCCCCCATCGCCAAGGCCGTCGTCAAGACCATCGACGCTGACTACGACCCCAACCCCCAGTACAGCTACTCCTACGACGTCCATGACTCGATCACCGGAGACGTCAAGAGCCAGGAGGAGACCCGCAACGGAGACGCCGTCCAGGGTAGCTACTCCCTGATCGAAGCTGACGGAACCCGTCGCATCGTCCACTACACCGCTGACCCCCACAACGGATTCAACGCCGTCGTTGAGAAGGAGGGAACACCCAACGCTCACCCCGTCGTCGCCAAGTACGCCGCCCCCGCCTACCCCAAGTACGCCCCCGCCGTCAAGGTCGCCGCCCCCGTCGCTCACGCCTACGCTGCCCCCGTCGCTCATGCCTACGCCGCCCCCGTGGCTCACGCTTACGCCGCCCCCGTCTCTCACGGTTACGCCGCCCCCGCTGCCCACGTCAGCTACTCTGCCCCTTCTCACGGATACCAACACTAA
- the LOC107219110 gene encoding larval cuticle protein A3A-like: MAFKLIALAALVAAANAGVIAPAPVAYHAGPAYGYAAPIAKAVVKTIDADYDHNPQYSYSYDVHDEHTGDVKSQQESRHGDVVEGSYSLIEADGTRRIVHYTADPHNGFNAVVEKEGTPNAHPVVAKYAAPAYPKYAPAVKVAAPVAHAYAAPVAHAYAAPVAHAYAAPVSHGYAAPAAHVSYSAPSYGYHH; encoded by the exons ATGGCCTTCAAG CTCATCGCCCTCGCCGCCCTCGTGGCCGCCGCCAACGCCGGAGTCATCGCTCCCGCCCCCGTGGCCTACCACGCCGGCCCCGCTTACGGCTACGCCGCCCCCATCGCCAAGGCCGTCGTCAAGACCATCGACGCCGACTACGACCACAACCCCCAGTACAGCTACTCCTACGACGTGCACGATGAGCACACCGGAGACGTCAAGAGCCAGCAGGAGAGCCGTCACGGTGACGTCGTCGAGGGAAGCTACTCCCTGATCGAGGCTGACGGAACCCGTCGCATCGTTCACTACACCGCCGACCCCCACAACGGATTCAACGCCGTCGTTGAGAAGGAGGGAACACCCAACGCTCACCCCGTCGTCGCCAAGTACGCCGCCCCCGCCTACCCCAAGTACGCCCCCGCCGTCAAGGTCGCCGCCCCCGTCGCTCACGCCTACGCCGCCCCCGTCGCTCATGCCTACGCCGCCCCCGTGGCTCACGCTTACGCCGCCCCCGTCTCTCACGGTTACGCCGCCCCCGCTGCCCACGTCAGCTACTCTGCCCCCAGCTACGGCTACCACCATTAA